A window of the Candidatus Binatia bacterium genome harbors these coding sequences:
- a CDS encoding acyl-CoA dehydrogenase family protein: MMERELTETERMLRDTFRGYFTREIEPHVPKMERLEVLPYDLMRDMHRTLGLEAVLPQARVRDESGSGPRSDAAGTGLGGNTARYARTTFTVEMSRVSPSFALSYGASVGLFGGNVVGKGTPEQIERFALPVLRSERVGCWCLTEPGAGSDALRGMKTTARRDGDTYVLHGSKTFITNAPYADIFLVYARVLGGDLDGSIQPFIVERGTAGLSTGPAMKKMGMRGSPTGEVFLDDVRVPADQLLGGGVRQRDHVKASLAVERGGLSVVSYAIAERCFEIARDYARTRQQFGQPIANYQLIQNRLARMYVALSNCRRVVYADYIAGRALKESVADVCAGKLYCAEMGTFVAFEAIHILAGNGYMEEYVVERLARDAKLIELGGGTTEMQILTIAREILHEGS, encoded by the coding sequence ATGATGGAACGCGAACTGACCGAAACGGAGCGCATGCTGCGCGACACGTTTCGGGGCTACTTCACCCGTGAAATCGAGCCGCACGTTCCCAAGATGGAGCGCTTGGAGGTGCTCCCCTACGATCTGATGCGCGACATGCATCGTACGCTCGGCCTCGAGGCCGTGCTGCCGCAAGCGCGCGTCCGCGACGAGTCCGGTAGCGGGCCGCGTAGCGACGCCGCTGGCACGGGCCTGGGCGGGAACACCGCCCGCTACGCGCGCACCACCTTCACGGTCGAGATGTCGCGCGTCAGTCCCTCCTTCGCCCTGAGTTACGGTGCCAGCGTGGGACTGTTCGGCGGCAATGTCGTCGGCAAGGGCACCCCGGAGCAGATCGAGCGCTTCGCTCTCCCCGTGCTCCGCAGCGAGCGCGTCGGCTGCTGGTGCCTCACCGAGCCGGGCGCTGGCAGTGACGCACTGCGCGGGATGAAGACCACGGCGCGGCGGGACGGCGATACCTACGTGCTGCACGGCAGCAAGACCTTCATCACCAACGCGCCGTACGCCGATATCTTTCTCGTCTACGCGCGCGTCCTGGGCGGTGATCTCGACGGCTCGATCCAGCCCTTCATCGTCGAGCGCGGCACGGCTGGGCTTTCGACCGGGCCGGCGATGAAGAAGATGGGCATGCGCGGCTCGCCCACGGGGGAGGTCTTTCTCGACGACGTACGCGTCCCCGCCGATCAGCTGCTCGGCGGCGGCGTGCGCCAGCGCGACCACGTGAAGGCAAGCCTGGCGGTCGAGCGCGGCGGCCTGTCGGTGGTCTCCTACGCCATTGCCGAGCGCTGCTTCGAGATCGCCCGCGACTACGCCCGGACACGCCAGCAGTTCGGCCAGCCGATCGCGAACTACCAGCTCATCCAAAACCGGCTGGCGCGCATGTACGTCGCCCTATCCAACTGCCGCCGCGTCGTCTACGCCGACTACATCGCCGGGCGCGCGCTGAAGGAGTCGGTGGCGGACGTGTGCGCCGGCAAGCTCTATTGCGCGGAGATGGGGACGTTCGTCGCCTTCGAGGCCATCCACATTCTCGCCGGCAACGGCTACATGGAGGAGTACGTCGTCGAGCGGCTGGCGCGTGATGCCAAGCTCATCGAGCTCGGTGGCGGCACCACCGAGATGCAGATCCTGACCATCGCGCGCGAGATCCTGCACGAGGGCAGCTGA
- a CDS encoding TolC family protein, with translation EENVRNQQARYDVGLVTTKDLLDFQDQLTQARGAEVLALTTYNSDLAEMRRVEGSLLSARNVMIERVSPEAAPWWARF, from the coding sequence GAAGAAAACGTGCGCAATCAGCAGGCGCGCTATGACGTGGGCTTGGTGACGACCAAGGATCTGCTCGACTTCCAGGATCAGCTGACGCAAGCGCGCGGCGCCGAGGTGCTGGCGTTGACGACCTACAACAGTGACCTGGCCGAGATGCGGCGCGTCGAAGGCAGCTTGCTGAGTGCCCGCAATGTCATGATCGAACGCGTCTCGCCGGAAGCCGCCCCGTGGTGGGCGCGCTTTTAG